In one window of Micromonospora cathayae DNA:
- a CDS encoding ribonuclease Z encodes MSTRELTVLGTASQTPTRRRNHNGYVLRWDDEVILFDPGEGSQRQLLHTTVTATDLTRICVTHFHGDHSLGLPGIVQRLSLDRVPHPVAVHFPASGAEYFARLRYATSFHETAELRPEPVAADGQRITLRGGHTLTARRLRHPIETYGYQVVEPDGCRMLPERLAGYGIAGPAVGELRRAGHLDLDGRRVHVDEVSEPRPGQRFAFVMDTGLCDAVYALAEHADLLVIESTFLSSEAALAADVGHLTAAQAARVAAESGVRRLVLTHFSQRYADTTRFAAEAREHFTGELVVAEDLGTVAVPPRRVPSAG; translated from the coding sequence GTGTCGACGCGCGAGCTGACGGTGCTGGGCACCGCCAGCCAGACCCCGACCCGGCGACGCAACCACAACGGGTACGTGCTGCGCTGGGACGACGAGGTGATCCTCTTCGACCCGGGCGAGGGCAGCCAACGGCAGCTGCTGCACACCACGGTCACCGCCACCGACCTCACCCGGATCTGCGTCACCCACTTCCACGGCGACCACAGCCTCGGCCTGCCCGGCATCGTCCAGCGGCTCTCGCTGGACCGGGTGCCGCACCCGGTGGCGGTGCACTTCCCGGCCTCCGGCGCCGAGTACTTCGCCCGGCTCCGGTACGCCACCAGCTTCCACGAGACCGCCGAGCTGCGTCCCGAACCGGTCGCCGCCGACGGCCAGCGGATCACGCTGCGCGGCGGCCACACCCTCACCGCCCGCCGGCTCCGGCACCCCATCGAGACGTACGGCTACCAGGTGGTCGAGCCGGACGGCTGCCGGATGCTCCCCGAGCGGCTGGCCGGGTACGGCATCGCCGGCCCGGCCGTCGGCGAGCTGCGCCGGGCCGGCCACCTGGACCTCGACGGGCGTCGGGTGCACGTCGACGAGGTCAGCGAGCCGCGACCGGGCCAGCGGTTCGCCTTCGTGATGGACACCGGCCTCTGCGACGCCGTGTACGCGCTCGCCGAGCACGCCGACCTGCTGGTTATCGAGTCGACCTTCCTGTCGTCGGAGGCCGCGCTCGCCGCCGACGTCGGGCACCTCACCGCCGCCCAGGCCGCCCGGGTCGCGGCCGAGTCCGGGGTACGCCGGCTGGTGCTCACCCACTTCTCCCAGCGGTACGCCGACACCACCCGGTTCGCCGCCGAGGCCCGTGAGCACTTCACCGGTGAGCTGGTGGTCGCCGAGGACCTGGGCACCGTCGCGGTGCCGCCCCGGCGGGTACCCTCGGCCGGATGA
- a CDS encoding osmoprotectant NAGGN system M42 family peptidase, with protein MTEARPVPLPLDLDYLRQVLLELLEIPSPSGRTDHVQQYVGERLSALGITSTLTRRGALSACLTGPRETGADRAIVVHTDTIGGMVKRLKENGRLELKSIGTHSARFAEGAHVRIFTDDLDRVVTGQVLPLKASGHRYNDDVDLQGVGWEQVEVRVDEPVEDIAGLRALGIDAGDFVAFLPNPTITPSGYVKSRHLDDKAGVAAVLTALKAMVDAGIKPRVSAHLLVTVTEEIGHGASHGLDPDVAEIVSVDAAVVAPGQQSRENAATLAMGDGVGPFDYHLTRNLASIAVEHGVDLVRDVFDYYRSDVAAAVEAGAHARVALLGFGVDATHGHERTHLDGLRHLTQLLCLYLQSDLVFPEWDAEPEGTLADFPSLSVQPASPEGPREGPIGIAD; from the coding sequence ATGACCGAAGCCCGTCCCGTTCCACTCCCGCTCGACCTGGACTACCTCCGGCAGGTGCTGCTGGAGCTGTTGGAGATCCCCAGCCCGTCCGGGCGTACCGACCACGTGCAGCAGTACGTCGGCGAGCGGCTCTCCGCCCTCGGCATCACCTCCACGCTGACCCGGCGGGGGGCGCTCAGCGCCTGCCTGACAGGGCCCCGGGAGACCGGGGCGGACCGGGCCATCGTGGTGCACACCGACACCATCGGCGGGATGGTGAAGCGGCTGAAGGAGAACGGCCGGCTGGAGCTGAAGTCGATCGGTACGCACAGCGCCCGGTTCGCCGAGGGGGCGCACGTCCGGATCTTCACCGACGACCTGGACCGGGTGGTCACCGGCCAGGTGCTGCCGCTCAAGGCCAGCGGGCACCGCTACAACGACGACGTCGACCTCCAGGGCGTCGGCTGGGAGCAGGTCGAGGTACGCGTCGACGAACCGGTCGAGGACATCGCCGGGCTGCGCGCGCTCGGCATCGACGCGGGCGACTTCGTGGCGTTCCTGCCCAACCCGACGATCACCCCCAGCGGGTACGTCAAGTCCCGCCACCTGGACGACAAGGCCGGCGTGGCGGCGGTGCTGACCGCGCTGAAGGCGATGGTCGACGCCGGGATCAAGCCCCGGGTCAGCGCGCACCTGCTGGTCACCGTCACCGAGGAGATCGGGCACGGGGCCAGCCACGGCCTCGACCCGGACGTCGCGGAGATCGTCTCGGTGGACGCGGCGGTGGTCGCCCCGGGCCAGCAGTCCCGGGAGAACGCGGCCACCCTGGCGATGGGTGACGGGGTCGGCCCGTTCGACTACCACCTGACCCGCAACCTGGCCTCGATCGCCGTCGAGCACGGCGTCGACCTGGTCCGGGACGTCTTCGACTACTACCGCTCGGACGTGGCGGCGGCGGTCGAGGCGGGCGCGCACGCCCGGGTGGCGCTGCTCGGTTTCGGGGTGGACGCCACCCACGGCCACGAGCGCACCCACCTGGACGGGCTGCGGCACCTGACCCAGTTGCTCTGCCTGTACCTCCAGAGCGACCTGGTCTTCCCGGAGTGGGACGCCGAACCCGAGGGCACCCTGGCCGATTTCCCGTCGCTGTCGGTGCAGCCGGCCTCCCCGGAGGGGCCGCGCGAGGGCCCGATCGGCATCGCCGACTGA
- the ngg gene encoding N-acetylglutaminylglutamine synthetase, producing the protein MTETLATGTALTDGQRARIARRRERVGPGGDPVAPGEPGGTSTDPDAETRPAGGTDVVLDCGWGRLVFGQTFRDPAAVADVLRSEAAGSRDICIYLRDPHVLVSRLHDELFIDPSLTYRLPLSPDVAGGRGPIGGEAAGDTGGDLPGLRIRQLRDAADADAVNRIYAANGMVTAPVDVLVANAATPRFLHLVAESSTGEIVGTITGVDHVEVFADPENGASLWCLTVDFNTAPPGTGQALLTELAARLTDRGRAFVDLSVLAENVGAIRLYERLGFYRTATLCVKRKNPINERLFLPSLPAGYDQLNPYARIVADEAMRRGIRVEITDPAWGELRLTSGGRTILTRESLSELTSAVAMSRCDDKRVTRRILTEAGLSVPRGRAATGDDADEAFLAELGAVVVKPARGEQGNGITVGVRTPEALRTAVELARRYCPDVLIEELRAGEDLRVVVIDHEVVAAAVRRPASIVGDGVHDIAELIERQSRRRAAATGGESRIPVDDMTREVVAEAGYELHDVLPEGTVLAVRRTANLHTGGTIHDVTGELHPEIAEACVTASRALDIPVTGLDLLVVAPDQPEHVFIEANERPGLANHEPQPTAERFVDLLFPGTRAPQRLWSPAGAAS; encoded by the coding sequence GTGACCGAGACCCTGGCCACCGGCACGGCCCTGACCGACGGTCAGCGGGCCCGGATCGCCCGGCGACGGGAGCGGGTGGGGCCGGGCGGCGACCCGGTCGCCCCCGGCGAGCCCGGCGGCACCTCGACCGACCCGGACGCGGAGACCCGACCGGCCGGCGGCACCGACGTGGTGCTCGACTGCGGGTGGGGGCGGCTGGTCTTCGGCCAGACGTTCCGGGACCCGGCAGCCGTCGCCGACGTGCTGCGGTCCGAGGCGGCCGGCTCCCGGGACATCTGCATCTACCTGCGCGACCCGCACGTGCTGGTGTCCCGGCTGCACGACGAACTGTTCATCGACCCGTCGCTGACCTACCGGCTGCCGCTGAGCCCGGACGTGGCCGGTGGGCGGGGCCCGATCGGCGGCGAGGCGGCCGGCGACACCGGCGGTGACCTGCCCGGCCTGCGGATCCGTCAGCTCCGCGACGCCGCAGACGCGGACGCGGTGAACCGGATCTACGCCGCCAACGGCATGGTCACCGCGCCGGTGGACGTGCTGGTCGCCAACGCCGCCACCCCGCGTTTCCTGCACCTGGTGGCCGAGTCGAGCACCGGGGAGATCGTCGGCACGATCACCGGCGTGGACCACGTCGAGGTCTTCGCCGACCCGGAGAACGGCGCGAGCCTGTGGTGCCTGACCGTGGACTTCAACACCGCGCCACCCGGCACCGGGCAGGCCCTGCTGACCGAGCTGGCGGCCCGGCTCACCGACCGGGGCCGGGCTTTCGTGGACCTGTCCGTGCTGGCCGAGAACGTCGGCGCGATCCGGCTCTACGAGCGGCTGGGCTTCTACCGGACCGCCACGCTCTGCGTGAAGCGGAAGAACCCGATCAACGAGCGGCTGTTCCTGCCCTCGCTGCCCGCCGGGTACGACCAGCTCAACCCGTACGCCCGGATCGTGGCCGACGAGGCGATGCGCCGGGGCATCCGGGTGGAGATCACCGACCCGGCCTGGGGTGAGCTGCGGTTGACCAGCGGCGGGCGGACCATCCTGACCCGCGAGTCGTTGTCCGAGCTGACCTCGGCGGTGGCGATGAGCCGCTGCGACGACAAGCGGGTCACCCGGCGGATCCTCACCGAGGCCGGGCTGAGCGTGCCCCGGGGCCGCGCCGCCACCGGTGACGACGCGGACGAGGCGTTCCTCGCCGAACTGGGCGCCGTGGTGGTGAAGCCGGCCCGGGGCGAGCAGGGCAACGGGATCACCGTCGGGGTACGCACCCCGGAGGCGCTGCGGACCGCCGTCGAGCTGGCCCGCCGGTACTGCCCGGACGTGCTGATCGAGGAGTTGCGTGCCGGCGAGGACCTGCGGGTGGTCGTGATCGACCACGAGGTGGTGGCGGCGGCGGTGCGTCGGCCGGCCTCGATCGTCGGCGACGGGGTGCACGACATCGCCGAGCTGATCGAGCGGCAGAGCCGCCGCCGGGCCGCCGCCACCGGGGGCGAGTCCCGCATCCCGGTGGACGACATGACCCGCGAGGTGGTCGCCGAGGCCGGCTACGAGCTGCACGACGTACTCCCGGAGGGGACGGTGCTGGCCGTCCGGCGGACCGCCAACCTGCACACCGGCGGCACCATCCACGACGTGACCGGGGAGCTGCACCCGGAGATCGCCGAGGCGTGCGTGACGGCCAGCCGGGCGCTGGACATCCCGGTCACCGGGCTGGACCTGCTGGTCGTCGCGCCGGACCAGCCGGAGCACGTGTTCATCGAGGCGAACGAGCGGCCGGGGCTGGCCAACCACGAGCCGCAGCCGACCGCGGAACGCTTCGTCGACCTGCTCTTCCCCGGCACCCGGGCACCGCAACGTCTCTGGTCCCCGGCGGGTGCGGCATCCTGA
- a CDS encoding N-acetylglutaminylglutamine amidotransferase, with protein MCGLAGELRRDGARADVSAVERMAATMHDRGPDDSGVWSQGRVALGHRRLKIIDLSAASGQPLVDSPAGLAGVFNGCIYNYRELREELQARGHRFFSSGDTEVVLKAYAEWGDDFVDHLIGMFAVAITERDTGRLVLARDRLGIKPLYLAESPDRVRFASTLPALLAGGGVDTGIDPVALAHYLSFHSIVPPPRTILRGVAKLPPATVRAYEPDGRVTERVYWDPSFTRHADRADWSERDWQDALHESLTTAVRRRMVADVPVGVLLSGGLDSSLVVALLAEQGQRGLATFSIGFESVGGREGDEFRYSDLVAKTFDTDHHQIRIAADDLVPPLESAVAAMSEPMVSHDCVAFYLLSETVARHVKVVQSGQGADEILGGYHWYPPLVGVDRDRALDSYAKAFFDRDAAGLARVLDPAWLADGDPAREFVAAHLARPGADTAVDAGLRIDTQIMLTDDPVKRVDNMTMAHGLEARVPFLDHEFVELAATCPPELKLAQGGKGVLKEIGRRVLPWDVIDRPKGYFPVPGLTHLEGKVLDRVRDALHAPAARRRGLFRTGYVDALLTDPNAELTPLNGNKLWQLGLLEMWLQSHGID; from the coding sequence ATGTGCGGACTGGCTGGGGAGTTGCGACGGGACGGCGCACGCGCCGACGTGTCGGCCGTGGAACGGATGGCGGCGACCATGCACGACCGGGGCCCCGACGACAGCGGGGTCTGGTCACAGGGGCGGGTCGCCCTCGGGCACCGCCGGCTGAAGATCATCGACCTGTCGGCCGCGAGCGGGCAACCGCTGGTCGACTCGCCCGCCGGGCTGGCCGGCGTCTTCAACGGCTGCATCTACAACTACCGCGAACTGCGCGAGGAGTTGCAGGCCCGGGGGCACCGGTTCTTCTCCTCCGGTGACACCGAGGTGGTGCTCAAGGCGTACGCCGAGTGGGGCGACGACTTCGTCGACCACCTGATCGGCATGTTCGCCGTGGCGATCACCGAGCGGGACACCGGCCGGCTGGTGCTGGCCCGGGACCGGCTCGGCATCAAGCCGCTCTACCTGGCCGAGTCGCCGGACCGGGTCCGGTTCGCCAGCACCCTGCCGGCGCTACTGGCCGGCGGCGGGGTGGACACCGGCATCGATCCGGTCGCCCTCGCGCACTACCTGAGCTTCCACAGCATCGTCCCGCCGCCCCGGACCATCCTGCGCGGCGTCGCCAAGCTGCCCCCGGCCACCGTCCGGGCCTACGAACCGGACGGCCGGGTCACCGAGCGGGTCTACTGGGACCCGTCGTTCACCCGGCACGCCGACCGGGCCGACTGGTCCGAGCGGGACTGGCAGGACGCCCTGCACGAGTCGCTGACCACGGCGGTACGCCGCCGGATGGTCGCCGACGTGCCGGTCGGCGTGCTGCTCTCCGGTGGGCTCGACTCCAGCCTGGTGGTGGCGCTCCTCGCCGAGCAGGGACAGCGCGGCCTGGCCACCTTCTCCATCGGCTTCGAGTCCGTCGGTGGCCGGGAGGGCGACGAGTTCCGCTACTCCGACCTGGTGGCGAAGACCTTCGACACCGACCACCACCAGATCCGGATCGCCGCCGACGACCTCGTCCCGCCGCTGGAGTCGGCGGTCGCGGCGATGAGCGAGCCCATGGTCAGCCACGACTGCGTGGCGTTCTACCTGCTCAGCGAGACGGTCGCCCGGCACGTCAAGGTGGTGCAGTCCGGCCAGGGCGCGGACGAGATCCTCGGCGGCTACCACTGGTACCCGCCGCTGGTGGGCGTCGACCGCGACCGGGCCCTGGACTCGTACGCGAAGGCGTTCTTCGACCGGGACGCGGCCGGGCTGGCCCGCGTCCTCGACCCGGCGTGGCTGGCCGACGGCGACCCGGCGCGGGAGTTCGTGGCCGCGCACCTGGCCCGGCCCGGCGCGGACACCGCGGTCGACGCCGGACTGCGGATCGACACCCAGATCATGTTGACCGACGACCCGGTGAAGCGGGTCGACAACATGACCATGGCGCACGGTCTGGAGGCCCGGGTTCCGTTCCTCGACCACGAGTTCGTGGAACTCGCCGCCACCTGCCCGCCCGAGCTGAAGCTCGCCCAGGGCGGCAAGGGCGTGCTCAAGGAGATCGGCCGCCGGGTGCTGCCCTGGGACGTCATCGACCGCCCCAAGGGTTACTTCCCGGTACCGGGCCTCACCCACCTCGAGGGCAAGGTCCTCGACCGGGTCCGCGACGCGCTGCACGCACCGGCGGCCCGCCGCCGGGGCCTGTTCCGTACCGGGTACGTGGACGCCCTGCTCACCGATCCGAACGCCGAACTCACCCCGCTGAACGGAAACAAGCTGTGGCAACTGGGACTCCTGGAAATGTGGCTCCAGAGCCACGGAATCGACTGA
- the msrA gene encoding peptide-methionine (S)-S-oxide reductase MsrA: MFLRRMKAELVTPDQALPGRPLAMPVSDRHEVLGTPLKGPFPPGAEVAVFGMGCFWGAERLFWGLPGVITTSVGYAGGYTENPTYEEVCSGRTGHAEVVQVVYDPATISYPDLLKVFWENHDPTQGMRQGNDVGTQYRSTIYASTDEQLATAQASRDAFAPIVARAGKGEITTEITRLGDYYFAEDYHQQYLAPTKNPNGYCNHGPNGLSCPVGVARTAG; the protein is encoded by the coding sequence GTGTTCCTGCGGCGGATGAAGGCCGAACTTGTCACCCCCGACCAGGCCCTGCCCGGCCGGCCGCTCGCCATGCCGGTCAGCGACCGGCACGAGGTGCTCGGTACCCCGCTGAAGGGCCCGTTCCCGCCCGGCGCGGAGGTGGCCGTCTTCGGCATGGGCTGTTTCTGGGGTGCGGAGCGGCTGTTCTGGGGGTTGCCCGGGGTGATCACCACCTCGGTCGGCTACGCGGGCGGCTACACCGAGAACCCGACGTACGAGGAGGTCTGCTCGGGGCGTACCGGGCACGCCGAGGTGGTCCAGGTGGTCTACGACCCGGCGACCATCAGCTACCCGGACCTGCTCAAGGTCTTCTGGGAGAACCACGACCCGACGCAGGGCATGCGGCAGGGCAACGACGTGGGCACCCAGTACCGGTCGACGATCTACGCCAGCACCGACGAGCAGCTCGCCACCGCGCAGGCGTCCCGGGACGCGTTCGCGCCGATCGTGGCCCGGGCCGGCAAGGGCGAGATCACCACCGAGATCACCCGGCTCGGCGACTACTACTTCGCCGAGGACTACCACCAGCAGTACCTGGCCCCGACGAAGAACCCGAACGGGTACTGCAACCACGGGCCGAACGGGCTGAGCTGCCCGGTCGGCGTGGCCCGTACCGCCGGCTGA
- a CDS encoding GNAT family N-acetyltransferase — protein MNDPTTIQPAADEVLARRLLAVQHAAYAIEAALIGDDRIPPLRETVAELRAAPLRWLGTYHGDLLVGAVAWTEDAATVDIDRLVVDPVAHRRGTGRALVRAVLTRAGDRRVLVATGRANHPARSLYESLGFRPVADAEPAPGLWITRYERPEASAAETRSA, from the coding sequence ATGAACGACCCCACCACGATCCAACCGGCAGCCGACGAGGTGCTCGCGCGGCGTCTGCTGGCCGTCCAGCACGCCGCGTACGCGATCGAGGCGGCGCTGATCGGTGACGACCGCATCCCACCGCTGCGCGAGACGGTCGCCGAGCTGCGCGCCGCGCCGCTGCGCTGGCTCGGCACGTACCACGGCGACCTGCTGGTCGGGGCGGTCGCCTGGACCGAGGACGCCGCAACGGTCGACATCGACCGGCTCGTGGTCGACCCGGTCGCCCACCGGCGCGGAACCGGTCGGGCGTTGGTCCGGGCGGTGCTGACCCGGGCCGGTGACCGGCGGGTGCTGGTCGCCACCGGCCGGGCCAACCACCCCGCCCGGAGCCTGTACGAATCCCTCGGCTTCCGGCCCGTCGCCGACGCCGAACCCGCGCCCGGCCTCTGGATCACCCGCTACGAACGCCCGGAGGCGAGCGCGGCGGAGACCCGGTCGGCGTAG
- a CDS encoding HIT family protein: MAGCVFCGIVAGELPAVRVVDEPDGVAFLDTRPVFKGHVLVVPRTHLVTLADLPTEALAGYFGLVRRLAVAVEAGLDAGGTFVAMNNKVSQSVPHLHTHVVPRTKGDGLRGFFWPRTRYTDDAEARSYADRVSAALASGRS; this comes from the coding sequence ATGGCCGGGTGCGTGTTCTGCGGGATCGTGGCGGGTGAGCTGCCGGCGGTCCGGGTGGTCGACGAGCCGGACGGGGTGGCGTTCCTGGACACCCGTCCGGTGTTCAAGGGGCACGTGCTGGTGGTGCCGCGTACCCATCTGGTGACCCTGGCCGACCTGCCGACGGAGGCCCTGGCCGGCTACTTCGGGCTGGTCCGGCGGCTGGCCGTGGCGGTCGAGGCCGGGCTGGACGCGGGCGGCACGTTCGTGGCGATGAACAACAAGGTCTCCCAGTCGGTGCCGCACCTGCACACCCACGTGGTACCCCGGACGAAGGGTGACGGGCTGCGCGGCTTCTTCTGGCCGCGGACCCGGTACACCGACGACGCCGAGGCCCGCTCCTACGCCGACCGGGTCTCCGCCGCGCTCGCCTCCGGGCGTTCGTAG
- a CDS encoding cystathionine gamma-synthase — protein MNHGFETLAIHAGQDPEARTGAVIPPIYQTSTYAQDAVGAPRLGYEYSRSGNPTRDALQECLAALEGGSVGLAFASGLAAEDAVLRTVCRPGDHVIIPDDAYGGTYRLFARVNERWGLDYTPAKVSDPAAVRAAIRPGSTKIVWVETPTNPLLGIADIAALAAVAHDAGALLVVDNTFASPYLQQPIAFGADVVVHSTTKYVGGHSDVVGGALVTADRELGERLRYHQNAMGAVNGPFDAWLTLRGIKTLGVRMDRHCDNAERIAAYLDGHAKVAQVIYPGLPSHPGHETAAKQMRRFGGMISFRATGGEEHAVEICNRAKLFVLAESLGGVESLIEHPGRMTHASAAGSPLEVPGDLVRLSVGIETVDDLLADLEQALG, from the coding sequence ATGAACCACGGCTTCGAGACGCTCGCGATCCACGCCGGCCAGGACCCGGAGGCCCGCACCGGCGCGGTGATCCCACCGATATACCAGACCAGCACCTACGCCCAGGACGCCGTCGGCGCGCCCCGGCTGGGTTACGAGTACAGCCGTTCCGGCAACCCGACCCGCGACGCCCTCCAGGAGTGCCTCGCCGCGCTGGAGGGCGGGTCGGTCGGCCTGGCCTTCGCCAGCGGCCTGGCCGCCGAGGACGCCGTGCTGCGTACCGTCTGCCGGCCCGGCGACCACGTGATCATCCCGGACGACGCGTACGGCGGCACGTACCGGCTCTTCGCCCGGGTGAACGAGCGCTGGGGGCTGGACTACACCCCGGCGAAGGTGTCCGACCCGGCCGCGGTCCGGGCCGCGATCCGCCCCGGCAGCACGAAGATCGTCTGGGTGGAGACGCCCACCAACCCGCTGCTGGGCATCGCCGACATCGCCGCCCTGGCCGCCGTCGCGCACGACGCCGGGGCGCTGCTGGTGGTCGACAACACTTTCGCCTCGCCGTACCTCCAGCAGCCGATCGCCTTCGGCGCGGACGTGGTGGTGCACTCCACCACCAAGTACGTCGGCGGGCACTCGGACGTGGTCGGCGGCGCGCTGGTCACCGCGGACCGGGAACTGGGCGAGCGCCTGCGGTACCACCAGAACGCGATGGGCGCGGTCAACGGCCCGTTCGACGCCTGGCTCACCCTGCGCGGCATCAAGACCCTGGGCGTACGGATGGACCGGCACTGCGACAACGCCGAGCGGATCGCCGCCTACCTGGACGGGCACGCCAAGGTGGCCCAGGTGATCTACCCCGGCCTGCCGTCGCACCCCGGACATGAGACGGCCGCCAAGCAGATGCGCCGGTTCGGCGGCATGATCTCCTTCCGGGCCACCGGCGGTGAGGAGCACGCGGTCGAGATCTGCAACCGGGCCAAGCTGTTCGTGCTCGCCGAGTCCCTCGGCGGGGTGGAGTCCCTGATCGAGCACCCGGGCCGGATGACACACGCAAGTGCCGCCGGCTCGCCGCTTGAAGTTCCCGGCGATCTCGTGCGACTGTCTGTCGGCATCGAGACGGTCGACGACCTGCTCGCCGATCTGGAGCAGGCGCTGGGCTGA
- a CDS encoding amidase, whose amino-acid sequence MAVQDIMPTWVGATAKQIARGVRRGDVSATQVVADHLDHIARADAELAAFRTVRGGEAITEAEKVDEQEDLANLPLAGVPVAVKENTPVAGLPTWHGSAAARTPVAERDHEVVRRLRGAGAVILGVTRMPELGLWAVTDDPTAVTRNPWDPRRTPGGSSGGAAAAVAAGLVPIAHGNDGLGSIRIPAACCGLVGLKPGRGVVPCQLGAEDWFGLTEHGMLTTTVADAAVGFQVIAGRPQEKLVPPQRLRVGVSLRSPVRGVNPDAPNRDAVAAAGRLLAAAGHDTVPAEPVYSTSLGLRGLATWFAAAAADVRAAGLDRRHLQPRSRWHTALGDWAQRRGYVREADRADWRNRSVGFFADHSVDLLLTPALASAPPSAESWSGRSWRANMTASIRYAPYAAPWNIAGLPALVVPVGRRPDGLPVAVQLVGPPGSELLLLGVAGQFEMQAPWVRHAPGYPRVGTGSPATA is encoded by the coding sequence GTGGCCGTGCAGGACATCATGCCGACCTGGGTCGGGGCGACCGCGAAGCAGATCGCCCGGGGAGTACGCCGGGGCGACGTCTCCGCGACCCAGGTGGTGGCCGACCACCTCGACCACATCGCCCGGGCCGACGCCGAACTCGCCGCGTTCCGTACGGTGCGCGGCGGGGAGGCGATCACCGAGGCGGAGAAGGTCGACGAGCAGGAGGACCTGGCGAACCTGCCGTTGGCCGGGGTGCCGGTCGCGGTCAAGGAGAACACCCCGGTCGCCGGCCTGCCCACCTGGCACGGCTCGGCCGCCGCGCGTACCCCGGTCGCCGAGCGCGACCACGAGGTGGTCCGCCGGCTGCGCGGCGCGGGCGCGGTGATCCTCGGCGTCACCCGGATGCCGGAGCTGGGCCTGTGGGCGGTGACCGACGACCCGACCGCGGTCACCCGCAACCCGTGGGACCCGCGCCGCACCCCGGGCGGTTCGTCCGGTGGGGCCGCCGCGGCGGTCGCCGCCGGCCTGGTGCCGATCGCGCACGGCAACGACGGCCTCGGTTCGATCCGCATCCCGGCGGCCTGCTGCGGCCTGGTCGGGCTCAAACCCGGCCGGGGCGTGGTGCCCTGCCAGCTCGGCGCGGAGGACTGGTTCGGCCTGACCGAGCACGGCATGCTGACCACCACCGTCGCCGACGCGGCGGTGGGCTTCCAGGTGATCGCCGGGCGTCCGCAGGAGAAACTGGTGCCGCCGCAGCGGCTACGGGTCGGGGTTTCGCTCCGCTCCCCGGTGCGCGGGGTCAACCCGGACGCGCCCAACCGGGACGCGGTCGCCGCCGCCGGCCGGCTGCTCGCCGCCGCCGGGCACGACACCGTACCGGCCGAGCCGGTGTACTCGACCTCGCTCGGGTTACGCGGCCTCGCCACCTGGTTCGCCGCCGCGGCCGCCGACGTCCGGGCCGCCGGCCTGGACCGGCGGCACCTGCAGCCGCGCAGCCGGTGGCACACCGCGCTCGGCGACTGGGCCCAGCGACGCGGCTACGTCCGGGAGGCCGACCGGGCCGACTGGCGGAACCGGTCCGTCGGCTTCTTCGCCGACCACTCGGTCGACCTGCTGCTCACCCCGGCGCTGGCCAGCGCGCCGCCGTCGGCGGAAAGCTGGTCGGGCCGCTCCTGGCGGGCGAACATGACCGCCAGCATCCGGTACGCCCCGTACGCCGCGCCGTGGAACATCGCCGGCCTGCCCGCGCTGGTGGTACCGGTCGGTCGACGCCCGGACGGGCTGCCGGTGGCGGTGCAGCTGGTCGGGCCGCCCGGGTCGGAGCTGCTGCTGCTCGGGGTGGCCGGCCAGTTCGAGATGCAGGCCCCCTGGGTGCGGCACGCCCCCGGCTACCCGCGTGTCGGAACGGGATCGCCCGCCACCGCATGA
- a CDS encoding DUF4328 domain-containing protein, whose product MPVRPVRGVGLAASIAVGAVAVCSLLSLASTLVGRSLAERAAGTGDQDNLLVAALVEVATAVPFVVAYLAAIGLVIVWTYRARRNLDAFPGVLPGYSAGWAIAGWLVPFVNFVIPAQVMRDIAQSSLRRGGSGRLVALWWGSWLVFLVGGRWADRVSSREFDRLPESPTLRSEFYDYADHYTASFNRNLLPTLAGLVAGATLIVLIRRISAAQHARMRSGEPYGPVVPGMTVPSPE is encoded by the coding sequence GTGCCGGTCCGTCCGGTGCGCGGGGTGGGACTGGCCGCCTCGATCGCGGTCGGCGCCGTCGCGGTCTGCTCGCTGCTCAGCCTGGCCTCGACCCTGGTCGGCCGGTCCCTCGCCGAACGCGCGGCGGGCACCGGGGACCAGGACAACCTGCTGGTCGCCGCCCTGGTCGAGGTGGCGACGGCCGTGCCGTTCGTCGTCGCCTACCTGGCCGCCATCGGCCTGGTCATCGTGTGGACCTACCGGGCCCGGCGGAACCTGGACGCGTTCCCCGGTGTGCTGCCCGGATACTCGGCTGGCTGGGCGATCGCCGGTTGGCTGGTGCCGTTCGTCAACTTCGTGATCCCGGCCCAGGTGATGCGGGACATCGCGCAGTCCAGTCTGCGGCGTGGCGGGTCCGGTCGGCTGGTGGCCCTCTGGTGGGGCTCCTGGCTGGTCTTCCTGGTCGGTGGACGGTGGGCCGACCGGGTCAGCTCCCGCGAGTTCGACCGGCTGCCGGAGTCCCCGACCCTTCGGTCCGAGTTCTACGACTACGCCGACCACTACACGGCGTCCTTCAACCGGAACCTTCTTCCGACGCTGGCAGGTCTGGTCGCCGGGGCGACCCTGATCGTGCTGATCCGCCGGATCTCGGCGGCGCAACACGCACGGATGCGGTCGGGTGAGCCGTACGGGCCGGTGGTTCCCGGCATGACCGTGCCGTCGCCCGAGTAA